From the Halodesulfovibrio sp. MK-HDV genome, the window CCGTTAACGAGTTCTTCGAGTTTTACGGATAAAGACAGCAGAGCGAGGTTCTTAAGCCGCCGGAGGCAAAAAAAACAGTCAAAGACATAACTAACTATCAAGCAAGATACCCGTTATCAGGCATGACGGTTATGGTTTCAGATTCCATGCCGTCTTGCAGAGTAATGGTGAGGTCGTGTGGTAACGGGGTGCTGCCGGTGATATCGGTGCAGGGAGTTCCCTCTCTGTTAAAGTAGAGAGTAAAGCTCGAGATAGTGATGCTACCTTTAAGCCGATAGACTTCCTCGGCACCGGGGAGTTTTGAAATATTTTCGGGGGAATTTTCGAACAGGAAGTAACCAATATTTTGGCTGCTTTGTATACCATATATATGGTTGTAACACTGGGAGAAGGTTTGGGCATGGCGGATGTGCATGCGTAAAATGTCTGCCGCGCCTGCAAGGCTTTGATCATTAGGCGTAAGTCTAGAAAGGATCACAATAGTAATGAACCCAGCTAGTATGAGGATGAATAGAATTTGTGGCAGAGTGAAAACATGCATGCACGTCTCCTGTAATCACAGAGTGTTGTTTATATATGCCCGTTATCCTTCTTGTGTATTGATATGGTTGCGTAAAAGCTAACCCGAAACGCCTGTCCCTTTGCGTCTGGTTTAGCCAGCCTGTTCTTTTTGAGTAAGATTTTCTACGCTATCATGCAACCGTTTACTGTGAATGTGTGTTTCAAAATCATGTTTCAATTTTTTCTGCTGAATATTTTGTAGGATATCTGTCAGTAACAAAAAGAAAAAAAAGCAGTTGCAATTGCTTCGCGTTAGCACTCTGTGTCACAGATAATGGAGCGTGATGAACTGGCTGTTGAAAACATACGGTTAGAATATGAATACACACTTTAGAACCTTTCTTAGTATGCCATTTTTAGAGAAGTATAAGAACCAAAAAAATCCGTTGTAACGCAAGTGCGTTGCAACGGATTTGTTCTTATATCAATAAAAAGAAAGTTTTTTTATTCTTTATCCCACTCTTCTAATTTCACCCATGTAACTTCATGCTTGTTGCATGAGAGATGAATAATTTTAGAGTTCGGAATCTGTTTGAATTTTTCCAGTGTTTCATAATCTGTATCAGCCTGAAATTTGATGGTGCAGGCGAAGTTACGGCATTCACCGTGTTCAAGCCAGCGTTCTACAAGTGTGTAGAGGCGTTCCGGATAGCAGATAACGTCACTGAAGAGCCAGTCGATTTTTCCAGCATGGCGTGGATCAAGCCCGAATGCGCTGCCTGTACAGAAGTTAACGTTCGGCATTGAACCGATGCTCGGGGTGATTTCTGCTTTGTCGACGCTGAAAACATGTGCGCCTGTGTTGGCGATAACCCAAGTCCAGCCGCCCGGGCAGCTACCGAGATCAAGGCAGAGTTCTCCTTCTTTCGGGCTGCGTTCCAGTACTGTGAAAAGTTCCCACAGCTTGAGGTAGGCACGGGTTGGGGACGTTTCTTTGTCTTCTACAAAGTTGAGCTCACCATCAGGGTATGGGCTTGTGCAACGGCTTGCCGCGATGATGGTGTTAGCATCCCACAGAGTCCATGAGCCTAATGGTGCAGTAGGTTTTGGTGCGCCGTATTCAATGCGCTTTGCAGAAACATGTGGCAGCTTGGCTTGAATAAGTTTTGCACGGCGGTGGTTGTCCACAGTGTGCAGCCACCAGTTGCGCTGGATAGCTTTAAGCTGTTTTGCACCATCCCCGATTGAAGCAATAGGGATTTCGACAGGGTTTAACCAGATGTTTTGTGCCCATACGGTTTTCTGCACGCCACCTTTAGCGATAAACAGACGACCCTTGTGTGCAACAATATTTGTGAGCTCTTTTTCAAGCTCGTGTTCAAACCCGCGAGGGGCAAGATATAGCGTATTATTATTCATTGTATTCAAGTACCATTTTCTGCAAATTTTTGCGGCATATCGCCGGAACGAAGTGCGGTGTACCTTAATGGTACTAGATAGGGCAAGAACGAGAATGCGCTAAATGCGATAATCGTAAAAAATATTTATTTGTAACTCACTGTACTTATTGTGATGATCTTTTCCTATAGAATTTTAGACAAAGCGCATAAAAAAAAACGAGAAGTGCCTGCTCTGCACTTCTCGTTCTTTTTATTCCCCTCCGGTCAGCCGTTCCTGCTCAAAACAGCGCTGGAGCTATAAGGGATGAGGATGAAATTTATATGTAACGCTTAAAGCGTTTTCTTTTTTAAGGGGGGCGGCATGCCTGCCGCCCCAACGGGAGTAGGTGTTTCAGTCGTCTACTTTAAAGAGGTGTGCGTTATACACGTTCTTAAGTGTTAACGATGCTAGATCGTTAGATGGATACTTTTTATTGCTCTATATTAACAATCACGGAGTGTGATGTGATTGGTGTCGTTTGTTATTTCTTATATAGCAGGGAGCGTGCCAAAAGTGTGAAGTCTTTTAAATCAATATGTTATGATGTAAACAAAGTTCATTGGTTGTGCAACTTGTGCAATAAATAGCGTGCACAAATTGCGCTTTTTTGCACAAGGTGCACTTTTTTTTGGAGTTTCTGCATATTTTTTAAGAAGGTTGAGGAGTATATTGTGATTCTTTTTGAGTTCACGTATTTTGCGGAGATATTTTTTAGAATCTAGAATGCGGCATGTTCGCAGAACTCAGGAGAAATTATGCGCCCTAGGCACATTCCTTCTATATTACAGTTTACGAAATCAATTTGGCAGCCAGTAGCTGCAAGTTGGTGTGATGAAGGTATCGAAGCCATTGTTGTGGACGGAACCGTCGGTAACGGTCACGATACTATGTTTCTTGCTGATCTTATCGGCGAAAACGGGCATGTGTACGGTTTTGACGTGCAGAAGCCCGGGCTTGAGAATACTCGGGAGCGACTTGAACAAAAGGGGCTTGGGGAGCGTGCCACGCTTTTTCATGCCGGACATGAGACCGTAGGTGAACATCTTCCTGAAGGAATTGTTGTTGCTGGTGC encodes:
- a CDS encoding SAM-dependent methyltransferase, which codes for MNNNTLYLAPRGFEHELEKELTNIVAHKGRLFIAKGGVQKTVWAQNIWLNPVEIPIASIGDGAKQLKAIQRNWWLHTVDNHRRAKLIQAKLPHVSAKRIEYGAPKPTAPLGSWTLWDANTIIAASRCTSPYPDGELNFVEDKETSPTRAYLKLWELFTVLERSPKEGELCLDLGSCPGGWTWVIANTGAHVFSVDKAEITPSIGSMPNVNFCTGSAFGLDPRHAGKIDWLFSDVICYPERLYTLVERWLEHGECRNFACTIKFQADTDYETLEKFKQIPNSKIIHLSCNKHEVTWVKLEEWDKE
- a CDS encoding class I SAM-dependent methyltransferase, translated to MRPRHIPSILQFTKSIWQPVAASWCDEGIEAIVVDGTVGNGHDTMFLADLIGENGHVYGFDVQKPGLENTRERLEQKGLGERATLFHAGHETVGEHLPEGIVVAGAMYNLGYLPGSDHAVITRADTTITSLQQLLPLLMKNGIVTVHIYTGHEGGVVEGDKIQAWSTTLPWNQFRVAQYDFPNKKVNKEHLLVIEKF